In the Lascolabacillus massiliensis genome, one interval contains:
- a CDS encoding MFS transporter, translated as MADKKTNLSILSVVAITSFMGTFLVSAVNIALPSIGSSLSLSAIELSWIITSFILGMALFMIPAGSWGDKSDNRKIFKFGLVLFIIASTACYFAPSGIWLIAARFIQGIGAAFSGTTGQAILVSSFPANKRGQVLGISVSAVYIGLALGPAVGGVLTEQFGWRILFSIAAILGIITLIVSIIFLKSDKSFIPDSKKGDIAGTLLFMSGLVALVYGSSQIPSTRGWVLMALSLILLVIFWRAESKLKYPMLDTSLFTHNRLFTFSSMAALINYTSTFAIGFFISLYLQKTLSLSPKEAGAVILAQPLMMAIFSPLVGKASDKIQPRYLATTGMAMCTMGLSMLAFLNASTPIWLIVTILIWVGLGFALFSSPNMNTIMSSVERNQYGQASGLAASMRVFGQIISMSIITLLISFNLGDQSIDAVSDQLFLKAMRWGFIIFTVIGVPGIYFSHFRGNVKKGV; from the coding sequence ATGGCTGATAAAAAAACAAACCTCTCTATATTATCTGTTGTTGCTATAACATCATTTATGGGTACATTCCTGGTATCTGCAGTGAATATTGCACTACCCAGTATTGGCAGCAGCTTGTCACTTTCGGCAATTGAGCTAAGCTGGATTATAACATCCTTTATACTTGGTATGGCTTTATTTATGATACCTGCAGGAAGCTGGGGTGATAAGTCAGACAACAGGAAAATTTTTAAATTTGGTCTTGTACTATTCATTATTGCTTCCACTGCCTGTTATTTTGCCCCAAGCGGTATCTGGTTGATTGCAGCTCGTTTTATTCAAGGTATAGGTGCTGCTTTTTCAGGAACAACAGGTCAGGCAATACTAGTCTCTTCTTTTCCGGCCAATAAAAGAGGTCAGGTGCTCGGTATTTCAGTTTCTGCTGTATATATCGGATTGGCACTGGGACCTGCTGTAGGTGGAGTCTTAACGGAACAGTTTGGGTGGCGTATACTATTTAGTATTGCTGCCATATTAGGTATCATCACATTAATTGTTTCAATTATTTTTCTTAAGAGTGATAAGAGTTTTATACCTGATTCCAAAAAGGGAGATATAGCTGGTACACTCCTGTTTATGTCGGGACTAGTTGCTTTGGTTTATGGTTCATCTCAGATTCCCTCAACCAGAGGTTGGGTGCTTATGGCGTTATCGCTGATACTACTGGTAATTTTCTGGAGGGCAGAGAGCAAATTAAAATATCCAATGCTTGACACATCATTATTTACCCATAACAGGTTGTTTACATTCTCAAGCATGGCTGCACTGATTAACTATACTTCGACATTTGCAATTGGTTTTTTTATCAGTCTTTATTTACAGAAAACATTGAGTCTTTCTCCAAAAGAAGCAGGTGCTGTAATACTTGCGCAACCACTGATGATGGCAATCTTTTCACCTCTAGTTGGCAAAGCATCAGATAAAATTCAACCTCGCTATCTGGCAACAACTGGAATGGCAATGTGTACTATGGGACTGAGCATGCTGGCTTTTTTGAATGCATCTACTCCTATATGGCTGATTGTTACAATTCTGATTTGGGTTGGGTTAGGTTTTGCTCTTTTCTCATCTCCTAATATGAATACGATAATGAGTTCAGTGGAACGTAATCAGTATGGACAGGCATCAGGTCTTGCTGCTTCAATGAGAGTATTTGGTCAGATTATAAGCATGAGTATTATTACATTACTGATATCTTTTAATTTAGGCGATCAATCTATTGATGCAGTATCAGATCAATTATTCCTTAAAGCAATGCGATGGGGCTTTATAATTTTCACAGTTATTGGAGTCCCAGGCATATATTTTTCGCATTTCAGGGGAAATGTAAAGAAGGGGGTATAA
- a CDS encoding beta-mannosidase yields the protein MRKIIILLLFTIPTLLMAQQSEVLQLNEGWQFSQVADTNQNKENVSWNDAEVPGSVQRDLIRLGVLPDPYYGTNEKLIQWVEDKNWDFRKTFVVTAEQLQYDDAVIFFEGLDTHADVFLNGSRILQTENMFIGHKVSVKNMLREGENKLYIRFYSPIERMMPARESFGYEYPAGNDHRDEKLSVYNRKAPYHFGWDWGIRIVQMGIWKPVSLHLYNSASIEDYYVKQVSIDSELAETEHQVELFSYNEKQIEATLSIEYSVDDNINFIEEQVGLMPGWNNFSIPLKINNPKLWMPVNWGDQNMYDFKVKLTVDNEVIAEKTVRTGLRSIRHIFEEDEHGKSYYFEVNGIPIFAKGSNYIPGEILTTQQDEEYYERFFDNLAGANMNFVRVWGGGIYENEEFYRQADERGILVWQDFIFGCVAYPSDDNFLANVREEAIYNIKRLRNHPSLAYWCGNNEVWEGLNFWGWGKTVPKEIMDGWFKGYDLTFRELLPSLVSEYDGTRDYVHGSPDVANWGRPDLFNTGDVHDWGLWYGELPFEAMADRLPRFASEFGFQSFPEMKTIKTFAKPDQWSLESEVMTIHQKASTGNSLIKKYMDMYYHEPKNFEDFVYIGLVMQGNGMEESVEAMRRGRPYCMGALYWQINDSWPVVSWSSIDYYNNWKAQHYRMRDVFAPLALGIENKDGNLNFYTMSDYLENRSDLILTVQIVDFSDGVKQEFKDIVDAEANSSKIVKTVKISDIVGESEKSHTMIHAYLRDSEGNIISTKDYFFYWPNKLDLPETEIESSVSYKDGEYVVTLSSKKLAKDVFVEIPVLGAQFSDNFIDLLPGEERTIVITSPELKGADKTPVTFRHVRETY from the coding sequence ATGCGTAAAATAATTATTCTACTACTATTTACTATCCCTACACTGTTAATGGCACAGCAAAGTGAAGTGCTACAGTTAAATGAGGGCTGGCAATTTTCTCAGGTTGCAGATACAAACCAAAACAAAGAAAATGTTTCGTGGAACGATGCGGAAGTACCTGGGTCTGTGCAACGTGACTTGATACGTCTTGGCGTTTTGCCCGATCCTTATTATGGCACAAATGAGAAGCTGATACAATGGGTTGAGGATAAAAACTGGGATTTCAGAAAAACTTTCGTAGTTACTGCAGAGCAGTTACAGTATGACGATGCTGTAATATTTTTTGAAGGATTAGATACTCACGCTGATGTTTTTTTAAATGGTTCCAGAATACTTCAAACTGAAAATATGTTTATTGGCCATAAAGTATCTGTTAAAAACATGTTACGCGAAGGAGAAAATAAACTATATATCAGGTTCTATTCTCCGATTGAACGTATGATGCCCGCACGTGAGTCATTTGGTTATGAATATCCGGCAGGTAACGACCACAGAGATGAGAAGCTTAGTGTGTATAATCGCAAAGCACCTTATCATTTTGGATGGGACTGGGGAATCAGAATTGTGCAAATGGGTATATGGAAGCCTGTTTCTCTACATTTATATAACAGTGCAAGTATCGAGGATTATTATGTAAAACAGGTATCTATTGATAGTGAATTGGCTGAAACAGAGCATCAGGTTGAGCTTTTCTCATATAATGAAAAACAGATAGAGGCAACATTATCAATAGAATACAGTGTTGACGACAACATTAATTTTATCGAGGAACAGGTAGGATTAATGCCGGGATGGAACAATTTCTCAATTCCTTTGAAGATTAATAACCCTAAACTCTGGATGCCTGTTAACTGGGGTGATCAAAATATGTATGATTTCAAAGTTAAACTGACTGTCGACAATGAGGTTATTGCTGAAAAGACTGTAAGAACAGGATTGAGATCTATCAGGCATATCTTTGAAGAGGATGAGCATGGTAAATCTTACTACTTTGAAGTAAACGGTATACCCATATTCGCTAAGGGCTCAAATTACATCCCGGGAGAGATACTTACTACTCAACAGGATGAGGAGTATTATGAGAGATTTTTTGATAACCTTGCAGGTGCAAATATGAACTTTGTACGCGTTTGGGGAGGTGGTATTTATGAGAATGAAGAGTTTTATCGTCAGGCAGACGAAAGAGGTATTCTGGTATGGCAGGATTTCATTTTTGGATGTGTAGCCTACCCTTCTGATGATAACTTCCTTGCTAATGTGAGAGAGGAGGCCATATATAATATAAAAAGACTGAGAAATCACCCTTCACTGGCATATTGGTGTGGAAACAATGAAGTGTGGGAAGGACTGAATTTCTGGGGATGGGGAAAAACTGTTCCAAAAGAGATTATGGATGGATGGTTTAAAGGATATGACCTTACATTCCGTGAACTATTACCATCACTTGTGAGTGAGTATGACGGCACACGTGATTACGTTCATGGCTCACCAGACGTTGCAAACTGGGGAAGACCAGATCTTTTCAATACGGGTGATGTGCATGACTGGGGATTGTGGTATGGTGAACTTCCTTTTGAAGCAATGGCTGACCGTTTACCTCGTTTTGCAAGTGAATTTGGATTTCAGTCATTCCCTGAAATGAAAACAATTAAGACATTTGCGAAACCTGACCAGTGGTCTCTGGAGAGTGAAGTAATGACTATTCACCAGAAAGCATCTACAGGAAACTCTTTAATAAAGAAGTACATGGACATGTATTATCATGAACCTAAAAATTTTGAGGATTTTGTTTATATAGGATTGGTAATGCAGGGAAATGGAATGGAGGAGTCAGTTGAGGCAATGCGAAGAGGAAGACCATACTGTATGGGTGCATTATACTGGCAAATAAATGATAGCTGGCCCGTTGTGTCATGGTCGAGCATCGACTACTACAACAATTGGAAGGCGCAACATTACCGCATGAGAGATGTTTTTGCTCCTCTTGCTTTGGGTATAGAGAATAAAGATGGTAATCTGAATTTTTATACCATGTCAGACTATCTTGAAAATCGCAGTGATCTGATACTTACAGTTCAGATAGTGGATTTTTCAGACGGTGTTAAGCAAGAGTTCAAGGATATTGTTGATGCAGAAGCAAATAGTAGTAAAATAGTGAAAACAGTCAAAATATCTGATATTGTGGGTGAATCAGAAAAATCACACACTATGATTCACGCTTACCTTAGAGATAGTGAAGGAAACATTATTTCAACAAAAGATTATTTCTTCTATTGGCCAAACAAGCTTGATCTGCCTGAGACCGAAATAGAAAGCAGTGTTTCTTATAAGGATGGAGAATATGTTGTTACACTATCCAGTAAAAAACTGGCTAAAGATGTTTTCGTGGAGATCCCCGTTTTAGGAGCACAGTTCAGTGACAATTTTATTGATCTGCTGCCGGGTGAAGAAAGAACAATTGTAATTACATCTCCTGAACTAAAAGGTGCAGATAAAACTCCGGTTACATTCAGGCATGTCAGAGAAACTTATTAA